In Bacillota bacterium, a single window of DNA contains:
- the essC gene encoding type VII secretion protein EssC: MSGPPFFQRAPRLYPEIPSGEVEIPAPPPAPTPASMSIFSILLPVVATLLGFGVMGYFSISGNSQFWLYIGFSLPMMMATYLVSFYSYYSQKKTYRRAVSSREEKYRNLLDTCKQELEQLREQQKSALLRVHPDPDGCLDRAIKRGRNLWERAPKDADFLSLRLGTGSLPFAVKVKAPRKDTTLEPDPLLEAAHQLHADFSSITEAPICLPLRDAGVAGLIGPRAVIINTARNMILQIATHHSPDEVKIAAVFPAYESEEWEWMRWLPHTWTEDRTRRFLAKEKNDAHTLMTRLNDELSRRKLQRSLLNTTNALPPLPCIVIFLADQSLVEKEAVLPLLLSEGRALGAFTVVMAEHIGALPKECEAIVDVRKKTGQLTQTAPTMVQTIFVPDLTPVKKADRLARTLAPLRLKQMATSTEIPSVVPLFSLFNVHQVEEINAANRWRSAQPYRSLAVPIGLRAGGEKLFLNLHERGHGPHGLVAGTTGSGKSELLQSMVASLAVNFHPYDVAFVLVDYKGGGMANLFADLPHLVGTLTNLHGNLATRALVALKGEMLRRQALLAQAEVNHIDDYQSLWRQGHVTEPLPHLVIVVDEFAELKMEQPDFIRELISAVRVGRSLGVHLILATQKPAGVVDEQVWSNARFRLCLRVERPEDSQEVLKRPDAASLTQPGRAFFQVGNNEIFELFQAAFSSALYYPEGFVAQDPNEIAEVTLNGTRRSLSLSQRAKPDAAGTQLQALVGYLKGVAEREGLRRLTGPWLPPLPEEINLWDLQDAAGQGWDGRTWKSGTTWIEPIVGIVDNPTQQFQGPLSFNLGKEGHLAVYGAPGSGKTTLLQTLITSLALNHSPADVHLYLMDFGGRMLNLFAQMPHVGDVVLADEEERLNRLMRFLLREMESRKERFSETGVSTLPAYRATSTEQLPAIVVVLDNYTGFINAYPDAEDYLAQLLREGGNLGIHFVITANSPSAVRMKTSGNITLAAVLQLADRGEYSAAVGRVYGLEPAPVCGRGLVKGNPPLEFQTALPAPGENEVSRTTALKLLMKQMQDAWGRTCAKPIPTLPDIVLLSKLLPPAEGWPVLPSDGSLVVPVGLEVKELEPVKVDLRDGPNFLITGPVQSGKSSFLQTWLLALAECYYPERLYLYLIDFNQTSLFNLQRLPQVKAYIENENQLGEMLNEITCLLRERRQAMDEARRASMGLFSEREFLSHHPAVVIAMDDFDAVSKQADSISKDLLEQIVRRERGMGVHMLVAATSTDLNSAWDGWIKALKELQIGFLLGSSDHSDLQLFNLRLPVGEAGKPLPPGRGYYTRRGRYVEFQAATVQTGDMILTHWIERIRERSQV; the protein is encoded by the coding sequence ATGAGCGGTCCGCCCTTCTTTCAACGGGCACCACGCCTTTATCCTGAAATACCCAGTGGAGAAGTAGAAATACCCGCACCACCACCGGCGCCGACACCGGCTTCCATGTCCATCTTTTCCATACTTCTACCGGTGGTTGCCACCCTTCTTGGTTTTGGTGTAATGGGCTATTTTAGCATTTCGGGGAACAGTCAGTTCTGGCTTTATATTGGTTTTTCCTTGCCAATGATGATGGCCACTTACCTCGTGAGTTTTTATAGTTACTATTCACAGAAAAAGACTTACCGCCGGGCGGTTTCTTCCCGGGAAGAAAAGTACCGTAATTTGCTTGATACCTGCAAGCAGGAACTGGAACAGTTGCGGGAACAGCAAAAGAGCGCTCTGCTGCGGGTTCACCCCGATCCCGACGGTTGTTTGGATAGAGCCATAAAACGAGGGCGCAACTTATGGGAGCGGGCTCCCAAGGACGCGGACTTCTTATCACTCCGGTTGGGTACCGGGTCATTACCGTTTGCCGTTAAGGTAAAAGCTCCTCGGAAGGACACAACTCTTGAGCCGGATCCCTTACTAGAAGCCGCGCATCAATTGCATGCTGATTTCAGCAGTATTACTGAAGCGCCCATTTGCCTTCCCCTCCGCGATGCTGGCGTTGCCGGATTGATCGGACCGCGCGCGGTTATTATAAACACCGCCCGCAATATGATTTTGCAGATCGCTACGCACCATTCACCGGATGAGGTCAAGATAGCTGCAGTTTTCCCTGCATATGAATCGGAAGAGTGGGAATGGATGCGCTGGTTGCCCCACACCTGGACAGAAGACCGCACACGACGTTTCCTTGCTAAAGAGAAGAATGATGCCCATACCCTCATGACCAGGTTAAACGATGAACTGAGCCGTCGAAAACTGCAACGATCATTACTGAATACTACCAATGCGTTGCCGCCATTGCCCTGTATAGTTATCTTTTTAGCAGACCAGAGCTTGGTCGAGAAAGAAGCCGTCCTTCCGCTTTTGTTATCAGAGGGTCGGGCATTGGGTGCGTTTACTGTTGTCATGGCCGAACATATAGGAGCCTTACCGAAAGAGTGTGAGGCCATTGTTGATGTTCGAAAGAAGACCGGGCAATTGACGCAGACTGCCCCTACCATGGTTCAAACAATCTTTGTCCCTGATCTGACTCCGGTGAAAAAGGCGGACCGGCTGGCCCGAACACTGGCTCCCCTCCGCCTGAAGCAGATGGCTACTTCGACTGAGATTCCTAGCGTTGTTCCTTTATTTAGTCTGTTTAACGTTCATCAAGTGGAAGAGATTAACGCTGCCAACCGGTGGCGTTCCGCTCAACCCTACCGTTCTTTGGCCGTACCCATCGGCCTCCGGGCAGGAGGCGAAAAGTTATTCTTAAACCTTCATGAGCGGGGTCACGGTCCCCACGGTCTGGTGGCAGGAACCACTGGTTCCGGTAAAAGCGAGCTGCTTCAGTCAATGGTTGCGTCTCTGGCTGTGAATTTTCACCCTTACGATGTGGCGTTTGTGTTGGTAGATTATAAAGGCGGCGGCATGGCCAACCTGTTTGCCGATCTGCCGCATTTAGTGGGAACCCTTACCAACCTCCACGGGAACTTGGCGACACGGGCGTTGGTTGCCCTCAAGGGTGAAATGCTGCGACGGCAGGCACTCTTGGCTCAGGCCGAAGTTAACCACATCGATGATTACCAGAGCCTCTGGCGGCAGGGTCACGTAACGGAGCCATTACCCCACTTGGTGATTGTAGTTGATGAGTTTGCCGAACTTAAGATGGAGCAGCCGGATTTTATCCGTGAATTGATCAGTGCGGTACGGGTGGGACGCAGTTTAGGGGTTCACCTTATTCTCGCGACACAGAAGCCGGCCGGTGTAGTTGATGAACAGGTTTGGAGCAACGCCCGCTTTCGGTTATGTCTAAGGGTAGAGCGACCGGAGGATAGTCAGGAAGTGCTTAAACGTCCCGATGCGGCGAGCCTTACCCAACCTGGACGTGCTTTCTTCCAGGTCGGGAATAATGAGATTTTTGAATTGTTTCAGGCTGCGTTTAGCAGTGCTTTATATTATCCAGAAGGCTTTGTGGCCCAAGACCCCAACGAAATAGCAGAAGTCACTTTAAATGGCACCCGCCGCTCTTTATCTCTTTCCCAACGAGCTAAGCCTGATGCAGCCGGCACCCAGTTGCAGGCTTTAGTTGGGTATCTAAAGGGTGTGGCGGAACGAGAGGGTTTGCGCCGGTTGACCGGCCCCTGGTTGCCTCCTCTGCCGGAAGAAATAAATCTTTGGGATTTGCAAGACGCGGCAGGACAGGGTTGGGACGGGAGGACTTGGAAGTCGGGCACTACCTGGATTGAACCAATTGTTGGAATAGTTGATAACCCTACGCAGCAGTTCCAGGGGCCTTTATCCTTTAACCTGGGCAAGGAAGGGCACCTAGCGGTATATGGCGCTCCCGGCTCCGGCAAAACCACGTTATTGCAGACTCTGATCACTTCACTTGCCCTTAATCATTCACCCGCGGACGTTCACCTTTATCTGATGGACTTTGGCGGCCGAATGCTTAACCTTTTTGCCCAGATGCCCCATGTAGGAGATGTCGTTCTGGCCGACGAGGAAGAACGATTAAACCGGCTTATGCGTTTTCTCCTGCGGGAGATGGAGTCACGCAAGGAACGTTTCTCTGAAACCGGAGTAAGCACGCTTCCGGCGTACCGGGCAACGAGTACCGAGCAGTTACCGGCTATTGTAGTCGTCCTGGACAATTATACCGGTTTCATAAATGCTTACCCCGACGCGGAAGATTACCTGGCGCAACTGCTTCGCGAGGGAGGCAATCTGGGTATTCACTTCGTAATTACTGCCAACAGCCCTTCCGCCGTCCGGATGAAGACAAGTGGGAATATTACTCTCGCAGCAGTGCTGCAGCTTGCTGACCGGGGCGAATACAGCGCTGCTGTGGGGCGTGTTTACGGGTTGGAACCGGCACCGGTATGCGGCCGGGGACTTGTGAAAGGTAACCCACCACTGGAGTTTCAGACGGCGCTGCCGGCTCCCGGGGAAAATGAAGTATCCCGTACTACCGCTCTCAAGCTTTTGATGAAGCAGATGCAAGATGCCTGGGGTAGGACTTGCGCCAAGCCGATTCCGACTTTACCCGACATAGTCTTGCTATCCAAACTATTACCGCCGGCTGAAGGATGGCCTGTTTTGCCTTCCGACGGTTCATTAGTTGTGCCTGTTGGGCTGGAAGTAAAAGAACTGGAACCGGTGAAGGTTGATCTCCGTGACGGTCCCAATTTCTTAATCACAGGCCCGGTGCAGAGTGGTAAGTCAAGCTTCCTGCAAACCTGGCTTCTGGCTCTTGCTGAGTGTTATTACCCTGAACGTCTCTATCTCTATCTCATCGATTTCAACCAGACCAGCTTGTTTAACCTGCAGCGGTTGCCCCAGGTCAAGGCGTATATCGAAAACGAGAATCAGTTAGGCGAGATGCTCAATGAAATAACCTGCCTGCTGCGTGAGCGGCGGCAGGCAATGGACGAAGCCAGGCGTGCTTCTATGGGTTTGTTTTCCGAAAGGGAATTCCTTTCTCACCATCCAGCGGTTGTAATCGCAATGGATGATTTTGATGCCGTGAGCAAACAGGCCGACTCCATTTCCAAAGACCTATTAGAGCAAATCGTCAGGCGGGAACGGGGAATGGGGGTTCATATGCTGGTAGCCGCCACTTCGACCGATTTGAATTCGGCTTGGGACGGATGGATCAAAGCTCTCAAGGAACTGCAAATCGGCTTTTTGTTAGGGAGCAGCGATCATAGCGACCTGCAATTGTTCAACCTACGGCTTCCGGTAGGGGAAGCGGGTAAACCTCTGCCTCCGGGGCGGGGTTATTACACCCGCCGCGGGCGCTACGTAGAGTTTCAGGCTGCAACTGTTCAAACCGGTGACATGATTCTAACACACTGGATAGAGAGGATTCGGGAGCGGTCACAGGTATAG
- a CDS encoding WXG100 family type VII secretion target, translated as MVKILITPEQVRQVSAQFKQASQQSQEMVTRLQNQVNSLQPEWAGLTKERFYQEFTQWQATMRQFVDLLNGIGQQLDAIAQKFETVDRS; from the coding sequence ATGGTGAAAATCTTGATTACTCCTGAACAAGTAAGGCAGGTTTCAGCACAGTTTAAACAGGCCAGCCAGCAGAGCCAGGAAATGGTTACCCGGCTACAAAACCAGGTTAACAGCCTTCAGCCTGAATGGGCAGGTCTAACCAAAGAACGTTTTTATCAGGAGTTTACTCAATGGCAGGCAACTATGCGCCAGTTCGTTGACTTGCTCAATGGCATTGGCCAGCAACTGGATGCGATTGCCCAGAAATTTGAAACCGTTGATAGGAGCTAG